The Bacteroidales bacterium genome includes a window with the following:
- a CDS encoding SPOR domain-containing protein, with protein sequence LKEYKPRWYIIGGSFTFLKNAEKYRNEIRAKGYSNAEIVGQNSTGSYRVAFSSYDSKEEALKALSKMKKEGEGLWILNK encoded by the coding sequence CTAAAAGAATACAAGCCACGCTGGTACATAATTGGTGGGAGTTTTACATTTTTGAAAAATGCTGAAAAATACAGAAATGAAATCCGTGCAAAAGGTTATTCTAATGCTGAAATAGTTGGACAAAACTCAACTGGCTCTTATAGAGTGGCTTTCAGTAGTTATGACTCAAAAGAAGAAGCCTTAAAAGCTCTAAGCAAGATGAAAAAAGAAGGCGAAGGACTTTGGATTCTTAATAAATAA